A window from Borrelia sp. P9F1 encodes these proteins:
- the pstB gene encoding phosphate ABC transporter ATP-binding protein PstB, producing the protein MNKDKAIIQTENLSLFYTDFKALSNINISIMRNSITALIGPSGCGKSTFLRTLNRMNDLVEGVKIEGKVLYEGKSIYSNNFDVLELRKKIGMVFQTPNPFLMSVYDNISYGPKIHGIKDKKKLDEVVEKSLIKSALWNEVKDKLNRNALSLSGGQQQRLCIARTLAIEPNVILMDEPTSALDPISTGKIEELIINLKESYTIIIVTHNMQQAGRISDQTAFFLNGYIEEESPTDELFFNPKNIKTEEYITGKFG; encoded by the coding sequence ATGAACAAAGATAAAGCAATCATTCAAACAGAAAACTTAAGCTTATTTTATACGGACTTTAAAGCATTAAGTAATATTAATATATCTATAATGAGAAATAGCATTACAGCTTTAATAGGTCCATCTGGATGTGGAAAATCAACATTCCTCAGAACGCTTAACAGAATGAATGACCTTGTGGAAGGCGTTAAAATAGAAGGAAAAGTACTTTATGAAGGTAAAAGCATTTACTCAAATAATTTTGATGTTCTTGAACTTAGAAAAAAAATTGGAATGGTATTCCAAACTCCTAATCCATTTTTAATGTCTGTTTATGACAACATAAGCTATGGCCCTAAAATTCACGGAATTAAAGACAAAAAAAAACTTGATGAAGTTGTTGAAAAATCTTTAATAAAATCTGCTCTTTGGAATGAAGTAAAAGATAAGCTTAACAGAAACGCACTAAGCCTTTCAGGAGGACAGCAACAAAGACTCTGCATTGCAAGAACCCTTGCCATTGAGCCAAATGTAATATTGATGGACGAACCTACTTCCGCTCTTGACCCAATATCTACAGGAAAGATTGAAGAGTTAATAATTAATTTAAAGGAAAGCTATACCATTATAATAGTTACCCATAACATGCAACAAGCCGGGAGGATATCTGACCAAACCGCATTTTTCCTTAACGGATACATTGAAGAAGAAAGCCCAACAGATGAATTATTCTTCAATCCTAAAAACATTAAGACCGAAGAATATATCACTGGTAAATTTGGCTAA
- a CDS encoding ZIP family metal transporter — translation MFERFGEYLLTLHPVLLGFLGSTFTWFTTAFGAAAVFFFRRVNNKIMDAMLGFSAGIMIAASFFSLIQPAIERAEELGYVTWMPAVFGFLLGAFFIYVVDVFVPDLDKLTFIDEDLTRHGKKDFLLFTAVTLHNFPEGLAVGVAFGALVATPDIHTLVGAMILTLGIGIQNMPEGAAISLPLRRGNVPLWKCFNYGQMSGLVEIFGGILGAYAVYTFTRILPFALSFSAGAMIYVSIEQLIPESKRKDIDSKVPTIFGIIGFTLMMFLDVSLG, via the coding sequence ATGTTTGAGCGTTTTGGGGAATATCTGTTGACTTTGCATCCCGTTTTATTGGGATTTTTAGGATCTACTTTTACTTGGTTTACTACGGCCTTTGGAGCAGCGGCTGTCTTTTTTTTCAGGAGAGTAAATAATAAGATAATGGACGCTATGCTTGGGTTTTCAGCAGGTATTATGATTGCGGCTAGTTTTTTTTCACTTATTCAACCCGCAATAGAGAGAGCTGAAGAGCTTGGTTATGTTACATGGATGCCGGCTGTTTTTGGTTTTCTTTTAGGAGCTTTTTTTATATATGTTGTGGATGTGTTTGTGCCAGATCTTGATAAGCTTACATTTATTGATGAAGATTTAACAAGACACGGGAAAAAGGATTTTTTGCTTTTTACGGCTGTTACGCTACATAATTTCCCGGAAGGGCTTGCTGTTGGTGTTGCATTTGGGGCTTTAGTTGCTACTCCTGATATACATACTTTGGTTGGGGCTATGATTCTTACTTTAGGAATTGGTATTCAGAATATGCCAGAAGGTGCAGCAATCTCTTTGCCCCTAAGACGAGGGAATGTTCCTTTGTGGAAATGTTTCAATTATGGACAGATGTCAGGTTTGGTAGAAATTTTTGGAGGTATTTTAGGTGCTTATGCAGTTTATACTTTTACCAGAATTTTACCCTTTGCCCTATCTTTCTCGGCAGGAGCAATGATCTATGTCTCAATTGAACAATTGATACCCGAATCTAAAAGGAAAGATATTGACAGTAAGGTACCAACCATATTTGGAATCATTGGATTTACTTTAATGATGTTCCTTGATGTTTCTTTGGGTTAA
- a CDS encoding alanine--tRNA ligase, with protein sequence MELGELRRKYIEFFKSKGHAEISGKSLIPDNDSTVLFNTAGMQPLVPYLLGEIHPSGDMLVDVQKCLRTGDIDEVGDFSHLTFFEMLGNWSLGSYFKERSVKYSFEFLTSPSYLGIPKDKLYVSVFEGDDYVPRDTETAGVWERLGIPSDRIFYLSREHNFWGPVGNVGPCGPDTEIFVDTGIDKCSIDCDITCGCGKYFEIWNNVFMQYRKNEDGSYEELSRKCVDTGMGVERTVTFLQGKSSVYDTEAFRPIVKRIEKVSGRVYGRNLDDDRAMRIIADHVKASCFILADNFAVLPSNAGQGYVLRRIIRRAIRYAKKLEIESHFLANLVDSVEEIYKSFYKEITEKKDFIKNELEKEEEKFFKTLRQGEQEFVKLIQKLSVKEIPGEFSFKLYDTYGFPFEITEELASEHGFSVDRLGFEEHFRKHQEVSKKGGDKVFKGGLADCTYETTKLHTATHLLHKALQLILGEHVRQKGSNITAERLRFDFSHPHKMTDDEIKRVEDMVNLQIKNALSVKKSIMSLDDAMARGAMALFGEKYDDVVSVYEIGSFSIEVCGGPHVKNTSELGTFKIQKEQASSSGIRRIRASLTD encoded by the coding sequence GTGGAACTTGGTGAGCTACGTAGAAAGTATATAGAGTTTTTTAAGAGTAAAGGTCATGCTGAGATATCGGGTAAATCTTTAATACCCGACAATGATTCCACTGTACTTTTTAATACAGCAGGCATGCAACCGCTTGTTCCTTATCTTCTTGGAGAGATACATCCATCTGGTGACATGTTAGTAGATGTTCAGAAATGTTTAAGAACAGGAGATATTGATGAGGTTGGAGATTTTAGTCATTTAACTTTTTTTGAAATGCTTGGGAATTGGTCTCTTGGTAGCTATTTTAAAGAACGTTCTGTGAAGTATAGTTTTGAATTTTTAACCTCGCCTAGCTATTTAGGTATACCAAAAGATAAACTTTATGTGAGCGTTTTTGAAGGCGATGACTACGTTCCACGGGATACAGAGACGGCGGGTGTTTGGGAAAGACTTGGAATTCCTAGTGATAGGATATTTTATCTATCAAGGGAACATAATTTTTGGGGTCCTGTAGGGAATGTAGGTCCTTGTGGGCCAGATACTGAAATATTTGTTGATACAGGAATAGATAAGTGTTCCATTGACTGCGACATTACATGTGGATGCGGTAAGTATTTTGAAATTTGGAACAACGTTTTTATGCAATACAGGAAAAATGAGGACGGGAGTTATGAGGAACTGTCACGGAAGTGTGTTGATACGGGCATGGGGGTTGAGAGGACTGTTACATTTTTGCAAGGGAAATCTTCAGTTTATGACACAGAGGCTTTCAGACCTATAGTTAAGAGGATTGAGAAAGTATCTGGGAGAGTTTATGGACGAAATTTGGATGACGACAGGGCTATGCGGATAATTGCAGATCATGTTAAGGCAAGTTGTTTTATTCTAGCTGATAATTTTGCAGTTCTTCCTTCTAATGCAGGCCAAGGGTATGTCTTAAGAAGAATTATTAGAAGAGCTATTAGATATGCAAAAAAACTTGAGATAGAGTCTCATTTTTTGGCCAATCTTGTTGATTCTGTTGAGGAAATTTATAAGTCTTTTTATAAAGAAATAACAGAAAAGAAAGATTTTATTAAAAATGAGCTTGAAAAGGAAGAGGAGAAATTTTTTAAAACCTTGCGTCAGGGTGAACAAGAATTTGTTAAACTGATTCAAAAATTATCGGTAAAGGAGATTCCTGGTGAGTTTTCTTTTAAGCTTTACGATACTTATGGATTTCCTTTTGAAATAACGGAAGAACTTGCTTCTGAACATGGGTTTAGTGTAGATAGATTGGGATTTGAAGAACATTTTAGAAAGCATCAAGAGGTTTCTAAGAAGGGAGGTGATAAGGTTTTTAAGGGGGGGCTTGCTGATTGTACATATGAAACCACTAAGTTACACACAGCCACTCATCTGTTGCATAAGGCGCTTCAATTGATATTGGGTGAGCATGTAAGACAGAAGGGAAGTAATATTACTGCAGAAAGACTGAGATTTGATTTTAGTCATCCTCACAAAATGACAGATGATGAGATAAAAAGGGTTGAGGACATGGTCAACTTACAAATAAAGAATGCATTGTCTGTTAAAAAATCTATAATGAGCTTGGATGATGCCATGGCTAGGGGCGCTATGGCTCTTTTTGGTGAAAAATATGACGATGTTGTGAGTGTATATGAGATAGGTAGTTTTTCAATTGAAGTTTGTGGTGGCCCTCATGTTAAGAATACTAGTGAGCTTGGCACTTTTAAAATACAAAAAGAACAGGCTTCTTCTTCAGGTATAAGAAGGATAAGGGCAAGTTTAACTGACTGA